CCTTGTAGGTCTTGAATGAAAGCTCAGCCATACGCCTATCCAATCGATTCTTGACCAGATACATCTTGTTTGAGGCGAAGAACATACCACTTTTTTCGTGAATAAAGTCGCGAATCAGCTCGAACTCTTCATCCGTCATCTTCAGTTCTTCGGTCGTATTATCCAGCATCAGTGATCCTTATTTGCCGTGCAGCCAAAATCGAGCGCTCGTAGGGTCGAACATCACGATTCGTTAACTGCTCCCTTTGAGCCCTCAAGTTGCGCCTTAATCGTTTTATATAACCGATTGATATTGAACGGCTTCGTTACATAGTCCGCAACCCGACTCCGAAGCGCTTCTACCGCTGAATCAACCGACGGATACGCTGTCATTATGATCACCGGGATATCCGGAAAGGACGAGCGCATCTCGGAAGTGAGCGCCAATCCATCCATATCCGGCATCCGAAGATCAGTCAGCACCAGATCGACTTTTCGATTACCTAGAATTTCGAGTGCCTTCTGGCCATTTTCGGCCACCGATGTCTGCCACCCCTGACTCACGAAAAAATCGTAAAGGAGATCTCGAATCAGTAGCTCATCATCGACTATTAGAATTGATCCCTCTGGCATCAGCTAACTCCTTCTAATGATGAGACGGCTTCCCGGACGGCCGAAATGAGATCCTCATTCTTCTCGCCATCAAGCTCGCGGATATCAGAAAGTGCCTCGCGGCAACCCAGTTGTGCCAACGCCTTTGTGGTTGCAATCTTGATGATATCCTGATCGTCACGCAGGTACGGGCGCAGATATTCACCAAACTGGCTTTGACCTGTTCCTGCAATAGTGATTATCGTGTGATACCTAACCCAGACATCGCCATCATCCAGCAGGAATCGAATATTGTCGACAGCAGACTCTCCTTTGAGGGCTATCAAGGCTGATACCGCAGCCTTGCGCACACCGCTATTCTCGTCGTTAAGAGCCTGTAGTAGCAGGTCGGTATCAACGTCGTGACCTATCTTTGTAAGAGCACAGATGGCCGAACGTCGAACACTGGCCTCGGGATGACTGGCGGCCTTCAGCAGCGGTTCCACTACCTCGGCTTCACCGATCATTCCCAGTGAAATAACAGCCAGGCGCTGCCGTTCAATGTCCTCGTGGTAGAGATCGGCAGTAAGCTTGGCTACAACCTTGGTTCCACCTACTATAATAAGAGCACCTACAGCGGCCTCACGAACATCCGGATAGGGATCGTCGAGTCCGGTCAGAAGAAAGTCGACATCTTGTTCACTACAGAGCCAACCTGCAGACCTGAAGGCGGCCGAACGAACATGTCCCACTTCATCACGTGCCATTTTTTTCAACGTCGGCAGAACTTTGTCGCTGCCGGAGCCACCCATGACACCTGCAATCCTGGCCCGGACTTCGGGGGCCTCATCGTCGGCATACTTGATCAAACTGGCCGCGATATTCTCGTCAGCGTATTGCTTAAGAATGTCAAGGATGATCACTTTGGCTTGCGGTGTTGCTTTCGGAAATTTCTGGAGAAGAACGCTGGAAGCTGAAGCTCCAGCCTGCCCGAGAGCTTCAATGAAGCGACACGAGTTTTCCTCGTCCACTGAGTCAAGGACGTCCACTATGGACTCAACGACGTTCTTGCCATACCAGCAAGAAAGACGAGCAAGAATGAAGTCGGTAATCCGCTTGTCCTTGCGCTTGACACCATCAAATAGGTGCTCGACAAAACGATCGAGAGGCAGGTCGTAGTCCAGTCGTCCGTTGTTGGCAGCACTAATATTGATGATCGCCATCAGTGCTACCTCAGCAATAGTCGTGTCGTTATCGTCAAGAATGGGTACAAGCTTTTCGATTGACCCCAACATACCGGTGAAACCAATGGCTTCAATCGAAGCATATTTGATCATCGGATCATCGGTCTCAAGATAGCCAAAGAGTGTGTCCAGAGTACCAGGGTCACCGATCTTCCCCATGGCCTCAACGGCCTGGAGCCTGGCATCCTCAACCCGCTCGTAGACTTTTATCAACTCCGGGATACACTTCGGTGATCCAACTTCTCCCAAGGCCTCAGTGGCTGAAACAACAACATTAGAATTATCATCCCAGAGAGACTTACAAAGAGCGTCAACCGCAGTTTCATCCTTGATCAGGCCGAGGATATCAACTATGAACTTTCTAATGTCATAGTCATCGTCGGCCAGGTTGTCGATAAGGGGCTGCACTGCCGGTTGGCCTATCTTGATCAGTATCTCAGAGGCCAGATTGCGGGTACCAATGTCTTCATGGCCCAGGAAGCGTATCAAGAGATGGGCTCCTGTTTGGCTCTTCGTCTGGACCAACATGTCGGCTGCCAACTCGCGTATCCCCATATCAGGATCATCAAGGGCGGTCACCAGGCCA
This sequence is a window from Candidatus Zixiibacteriota bacterium. Protein-coding genes within it:
- a CDS encoding response regulator, producing MPEGSILIVDDELLIRDLLYDFFVSQGWQTSVAENGQKALEILGNRKVDLVLTDLRMPDMDGLALTSEMRSSFPDIPVIIMTAYPSVDSAVEALRSRVADYVTKPFNINRLYKTIKAQLEGSKGAVNES
- a CDS encoding HEAT repeat domain-containing protein, whose protein sequence is MTNGFDKIVELLAQLQSPDFFEREDAVKKLGEHDQDEAIAGLVTALDDPDMGIRELAADMLVQTKSQTGAHLLIRFLGHEDIGTRNLASEILIKIGQPAVQPLIDNLADDDYDIRKFIVDILGLIKDETAVDALCKSLWDDNSNVVVSATEALGEVGSPKCIPELIKVYERVEDARLQAVEAMGKIGDPGTLDTLFGYLETDDPMIKYASIEAIGFTGMLGSIEKLVPILDDNDTTIAEVALMAIINISAANNGRLDYDLPLDRFVEHLFDGVKRKDKRITDFILARLSCWYGKNVVESIVDVLDSVDEENSCRFIEALGQAGASASSVLLQKFPKATPQAKVIILDILKQYADENIAASLIKYADDEAPEVRARIAGVMGGSGSDKVLPTLKKMARDEVGHVRSAAFRSAGWLCSEQDVDFLLTGLDDPYPDVREAAVGALIIVGGTKVVAKLTADLYHEDIERQRLAVISLGMIGEAEVVEPLLKAASHPEASVRRSAICALTKIGHDVDTDLLLQALNDENSGVRKAAVSALIALKGESAVDNIRFLLDDGDVWVRYHTIITIAGTGQSQFGEYLRPYLRDDQDIIKIATTKALAQLGCREALSDIRELDGEKNEDLISAVREAVSSLEGVS